From a single Canis lupus baileyi chromosome 14, mCanLup2.hap1, whole genome shotgun sequence genomic region:
- the LOC140603937 gene encoding lymphocyte antigen 6H-like, with the protein MRAAPVLWLAVLLCQERARSLLCYTCPGAPSDSLCPPTQCLRPGICFDSNITTTSSGGMQVRSKYKGCAPSCKEAKETLQWIFRMSSLDQLDQLDPSLPKSELQSLTCCEKDLCNRGAQALGPCGGLLLSLAPASLWALL; encoded by the exons ATGAGAGCCGCGCCTGTCCTGTGGCTGGCCGTCCTGCTGTGCCAGGAGCGAG CGCGGAGCCTGCTGTGCTACACCTGCCCCGGGGCGCCCAGCGACAGCCTGTGCCCGCCCACCCAGTGCCTGAGGCCTGGCATCTGCTTCGACAGTAACATAACCACGACCTCGAGCGGTG GAATGCAGGTGAGGTCAAAGTACAAGGGGTGTGCTCCCTCCTGCAAGGAAGCTAAGGAGACCCTGCAGTGGATTTTCCGGATGAGTAGCCTGGACCAGCTGGaccagctggaccccagcctaCCCAAGTCTGAACTGCAGAGTTTGACGTGCTGTGAAAAGGACCTCTGTAATAGGGGGGCGCAGGCCCTGGGCCCCTGCGGGGGGCTGCTGCTCAGCCTAGCACCCGCCTCCCTCTGGGCCCTGCTGTGA
- the LY6E gene encoding lymphocyte antigen 6E — protein MKVFLPVLLAALLGAEQAHCLVCFSCTNQNSNFYCLKPTVCSDSDNYCVTVSASAGIGNLVDFGHTLNKGCSPICPSPSVNLGVASVGTYCCQSFLCNISTAGRGLRASAALLGLGLLLSLLSALPRLRP, from the exons ATGAAGGTGTTTCTCCCTGTGCTGCTGGCGGCCCTTCTGGGCGCGGAGCAAG CCCACTGCCTGGTGTGCTTCTCATGTACGAATCAGAACAGCAACTTCTACTGCCTGAAGCCGACCGTCTGCTCCGACTCGGACAACTACTGTGTGACGGTGTCCGCATCCGCCGGCATCG ggaacctggtgGACTTCGGCCACACCCTGAACAAGGGCTGCTCCCCgatctgccccagccccagcgtCAACCTCGGCGTGGCGTCCGTGGGCACCTACTGCTGCCAGAGCTTCCTGTGCAACATCAGCACGGCGGGCCGGGGGCTGCGGGCCAGCGCTGCGCTGCTGGGCCTCGGGCTCCTGCTCAGCCTGCTGTCTGCCCTGCCGCGGCTCCGGCCCTGA